Proteins encoded within one genomic window of Trichoderma asperellum chromosome 2, complete sequence:
- a CDS encoding uncharacterized protein (EggNog:ENOG41): protein MEYAERQTFMKRHFGFDCGCSLCSAPYPQRLKSDHRIQTVAQLERCLVFYFSDFNTTDYAGGLIFAFTMFKKLKAEGACDARFPGVYHTAFKMAVKNGDTTRAKIFAERAYAARVLVEGDDSPEAVRLAQFVQRPTLHPLYQPSADATEARLPREMSESKFEAWLWKQRPDPSEDGDSDEFASEFESEDEYDDDP from the coding sequence ATGGAGTATGCCGAGCGCCAAACATTCATGAAAAGACATTTCGGTTTTGATTGTGGATGTAGCCTCTGCTCAGCGCCGTATCCCCAACGCTTGAAGAGCGATCATAGGATTCAAACTGTTGCACAGCTCGAACGCTGTCTGGTATTCTACTTTAGCGATTTCAATACAACTGATTACGCAGGTGGGCTCATTTTCGCTTTTACCATGTTCAAGAAGCTTAAGGCGGAGGGCGCCTGTGATGCTCGCTTCCCGGGTGTGTATCACACCGCATTCAAGATGGCAGTCAAGAACGGGGATACGACGAGGGCCAAGATTTTCGCTGAGAGAGCCTATGCGGCCAGAGTTTTGGTGGAAGGCGACGACAGCCCAGAGGCTGTGAGATTGGCTCAGTTTGTCCAACGACCTACGCTCCACCCGCTTTACCAGCCGAGCGCTGATGCGACAGAGGCGAGGCTGCCTCGAGAGATGAGTGAATCCAAGTTCGAAGCCTGGCTTTGGAAACAGCGACCAGATCCTAGTGAGGACGGAGACTCGGACGAGTTTGCCTCTGAGTTTGAGTCTGAAGATGAGTACGACGATGATCCTTGA
- a CDS encoding uncharacterized protein (EggNog:ENOG41) → MAAAPRRRKLIGQRRRVEDEGDDEGRPEALDLDDDSLTEGSVISDDHDGADDSDTSNIDEVSPTSPNARKSANGSAKGAGHRAAKAAAQGDGKKSASDTELTLHGLSIADRPDSDSAQEAPLDEVTVSSPKSPSAPVIVSSSSTTRPQPGNRRRQEHEDYKRRRDEDPAFVPNRGSFFMHDHRHPGPAANGFRPFGRGRGRGGGRGGVGGPYSPANQLQHSTDPTTNSQWTHDMHETVADVIPRRLRQPPQEEGPPNGTGFIPTCEPSATPINRTLSTEKHIGNAQVRVILPQTTTPKVFPGIPVKQYTKLPDHRPPLRRDKPVRISLPNHPPRYIFPASDRSFTFIPRALRPNQQRLRGRPRSAWGSVGGFSRRTSLFGSYYGGSIYSPSVAVSRRSSIVLHDREGIFSPTGSIISRPALPTDNRPVVRLPPAPQTFIPAMGVEEAAGPSEFVVAGQETSIGDIPQPQSYPLPQKPSFQENFPSSIPMHQPRPQKNISVADIESPTLTQNTSAFQQAFHQQVPPQMANGYQDSHARRPSYPTHVSTGTPLSQIPERAIHAAPFQPNAYGQPAFYGQQPYQPHPQQGYYYPHGYSGPSMPASAVTAPPFVPQGQTGMAGSFTPQNQVEQPAVGMAGPPAPPNTNLVAQEVNGMVYYYDASQLPSVNPYQPYPASQPYQPSVMGMGGMVTPSPDGFYYPQPAPGMVYYSQ, encoded by the exons ATGGCCGCTGCCCCCCGGCGTAGAAAGCTCATCGGCCAACGACGCCGAGTCGAGGACGAGGGCGACGATGAGGGCCGTCCGGAGGCGTTGGACCTGGATGACGACTCCCTGACTGAAGGCTCCGTCATCTCGGATGACCACGATGGCGCTGACGATAGCGACACCAGCAACATCGATGAGGTGTCACCTACCTCGCCCAACGCACGCAAGTCCGCCAACGGGTCCGCAAAGGGGGCTGGCCACAGggccgccaaggctgccgcTCAGGGGGATGGGAAGAAGTCTGCGTCGGATACAGAGCTGACGCTTCACGGGCTGTCCATTGCGGATCGACCGGACTCTGACTCTGCACAAGAGGCGCCGCTGGACGAGGTCACGGTCTCGTCACCCAAGTCGCCCTCTGCTCCCGTCATTGTTAGCTCCTCCTCTACCACGCGGCCTCAGCCGGGCAATCGACGTCGACAGGAACACGAAGATTACAAGCGTCGGAGGGATGAGGACCCGGCGTTTGTGCCCAACCGGGGGTCGTTCTTCATGCATGATCATCGGCATCCGGGACCGGCTGCGAATGGGTTCAGGCCGTTTGGGAGAGGCCGAGGCAGAGGTGGCGGCCGTGGTGGTGTGGGGGGCCCGTATTCCCCAGCCAA CCAGCTACAGCACTCCACCGATCCTACTACAAACTCCCAATGGACGCACGACATGCACGAGACTGTCGCAGACGTGATTCCACGTCGTCTCCGGCAGCCCCCTCAAGAAGAGGGACCGCCCAACGGCACTGGTTTCATCCCGACGTGCGAGCCCAGTGCTACTCCGATTAACAGGACCCTGTCGACTGAGAAACATATTGGCAATGCCCAAGTTCGGGTCATCCTGCCACAGACGACGACCCCCAAGGTCTTTCCTGGCATTCCTGTCAAGCAATACACCAAGCTCCCTGACCACCGCCCGCCTCTGCGCCGAGACAAGCCGGTGCGCATCTCGCTGCCAAACCACCCGCCGCGATACATATTCCCTGCCTCGGATCGATCATTCACATTCATTCCTCGCGCGCTACGACCCAACCAGCAGCGACTCCGAGGCAGGCCCCGTTCCGCTTGGGGCTCCGTCGGCGGCTTTTCTCGGAGGACAAGCTTGTTTGGCAGCTATTATGGCGGAAGTATCTATTCCCCTAGTGTTGCCGTTAGCAGGCGTTCATCCATCGTATTGCACGATAGGGAGGGCATCTTTTCGCCTACCGGGTCTATCATCTCTCGCCCTGCACTTCCGACTGATAACAGACCCGTAGTCCGTCTTCCTCCGGCTCCACAAACGTTCATACCCGCTATGGGAGTGGAGGAAGCGGCAGGCCCGTCTGAGTTCGTGGTAGCTGGGCAGGAAACATCCATTGGTGATATCCCCCAGCCGCAATCGTATCCTCTTCCGCAGAAGCCCAGCTTCCAGGAGAATTTCCCGTCTTCAATTCCAATGCATCAGCCTCGCCCGCAGAAGAACATCTCCGTCGCGGATATAGAATCTCCCACTCTGACGCAGAATACCTCGGCCTTCCAGCAGGCGTTCCATCAGCAAGTTCCCCCGCAGATGGCGAACGGATACCAGGATTCGCACGCACGTCGACCTTCGTATCCGACTCATGTCTCCACGGGTACCCCGCTGTCCCAAATTCCGGAGCGAGCCATACATGCGGCACCCTTCCAGCCCAATGCTTATGGCCAGCCAGCCTTCTATGGCCAGCAGCCGTATCAACCGCATCCGCAACAGGGATACTACTATCCTCACGGATACTCTGGTCCTAGCATGCCCGCCTCTGCGGTCACAGCGCCTCCGTTTGTCCCTCAGGGGCAGACGGGCATGGCAGGAAGCTTTACGCCCCAGAATCAGGTTGAACAGCCTGCTGTCGGCATGGCAGGGCCACCAGCACCTCCCAACACAAATCTCGTGGCCCAGGAAGTCAATGGTATGGTTTACTATTATGATGCTTCTCAGCTGCCCTCGGTGAACCCTTACCAACCATATCCTGCCTCGCAACCGTATCAGCCCAGCGTAATGGGCATGGGTGGCATGGTGACGCCCAGTCCCGACGGCTTCTACTACCCCCAGCCCGCACCGGGCATGGTTTACTACTCACAATAG
- a CDS encoding uncharacterized protein (EggNog:ENOG41) produces the protein MQEAPINDEAGNGSLYTIQPIPGKGRDLIAISNIPKGTRAEGPDDTKQRALLDLQNVYGIGDGPFLGIARSNVMPLGPEAPEGGLFLDAARFNHSCRPNGQKTWNANIGRPTVHAVRDIEQ, from the exons ATGCAGGAAGCACCTATCAACGATGAAGCTGGAAACGGAAGTCTATACACTATTCAACCCATCCCTGGCAAGGGACGCGACCTAATTGCCATCTCAAACATCCCCAAGGGCACTC GCGCTGAAGGGCCTGACGATACTAAACAACGGGCATTACTGGATCTTCAGAATGTATACGGCATAGGCGATGGCCCTTTCCTGGGTATTGCTAGGTCTAATGTGATGCCTCTGGGCCCTGAAGCTCCTGAAGGTGGTCTTTTCCTTGACGCAGCTCGCTTCAATCACTCTTGCCGGCCGAATGGGCAAAAAACATGGAATGCAAACATTGGGCGCCCCACAGTCCACGCAGTTCGTGACATCGAGCAATGA